The genomic interval GCGACGTCTACTCCTTTGTCATCGCGGGCCTGCTCGTATCGATGGGCAGCCTCGGCGACCGCATAGGCCGCAAGAAGATCCTTCTCATCGGAGCCACAGCCTTCGGCGCGATCTCGATCCTCAACGCCTACGCGTCCACACCGGAGTTGATGATCCTGGCCCGGGCGCTCCTCGGTGTCGCGGGCGCGACCCTGATGCCCGCCACCCTCGCCCTGATCCGCAACATCTTCCACGACCCGCGCGAACGCAGCCTGGCCGTAGGTATCTGGGGCGCAACAGCCTCCGCCGGTACGGCAGTCGGCCCCGTCGCGGGCGGCTTCCTCCTCGAACACTTCTGGTGGGGCTCGGTCTTCCTCATCAACCTGCCCGTGATGGCGGTCCTGGTCCTGGTAGGCATCAAGACGCTCCCGGAATCCAAGAACCCCAACCCGGGCCCGTGGGACCTGATCAGCGTGGTCCTGTCCCTGATCGGCGTGATCGGAGTGGTCTACGCCGTGAAGGAGGCCGCGACCCACGGCTTCGAGCTGCCCTCTCTCACGGTGGGCATGCTCGGCGCGGCGGCCCTGTACTGGTTCGTCCGCCGCCAACTCACGCTCCCCGCCCCCCTGTTGGACATGCGCCTGTTCCGCAACCGAGGCTTCAGCGCGGCCGTCCTGGCCGATCTGCTGACCATCCTCGGCCTGTCCGGCCTGGTCTTCTTCCTCTCCCAGTACCTCCAACTGGTCCAGGGGAGAGGCCCGTTCGAGGCAGGCCTGGCCGAAATCCCCGCCGCCGTAGGCGCGGTGGCGGCCGGCCTGATCGCGGGAAGGACAGCCCGCCGCTTCTCGGTCCGAGCGGTGGTCGCCGGCGGCCTGGCGGCGGTGGGCCTGGCACTAGCCGTACTGACAACTCTGAACCAGTCAACCGGCTACCCACTGCTCGGCGCCGCCCTCCTGGTGGTCGGCGTAGGCGCCGGCTTCTCCTTCACGGTGACAGCCGACGTCATCCTCTCCTCCGTACCGAAGGAACAAGCGGGAGCAGCCTCAGCGGTCTCGGAAACGGCCTACGAGTTGGGCGCGGCCCTGGGCATCGCCGTACTCGGCTCGATCGTGACGGGCGTGTACAGGGGCTTCGCAGCTCCGGCGGGCACTCCGAGCGGCGCGCACGAGTCATTGGGCGGAGCGGTGGAAGCGGCAGCGGGAATGCCGTCTCACGCGTCCCAGCAAATGCTGACCTCGGCGAGAGAAGCCTTCGTCAGCGGCCTCAGCGTGGCGTCGGCGGTAGGCGCAACAGTCCTACTGGCAACGGCAGTTGCCGCTTGGTTCATGCTCAAGGGGCAAAGCCTGGAAAACGCCGCCTAGGGGGATGCTTTTAGGGGCGCGGGGAACTGCGCGACCAGCCCCCACGCACCCGCACCCGAAAAACAGCGTTACGCAGCCTTGGCCTTAGTGGCGTACATATCCACGTACTCCTGCCCAGACAACCGCATGACCTCAGTCATCACAGAGTCAGTCACAGCCCGCAACACATACCGATCCCGATCCATCCCCTCATACCGAGAGAACTCCATCGCCTCACCGAACCGAACAGTGACCTTCCCCGGCCGAGGAAACCCTGCCCCGCCCGGCTGCAACTTGTCCGTCCCGATCATCGCGAACGGAACAACAGGCGCCCCGGTCATCATCGTGAGCCGAGCGATCCCGGTCCGCCCCCGGTACAGCCGGCCGTCGGGCGACCGCGTCCCTTCGGGATAGATCCCGAAGACCTTGCCCTCCTCCAGGATCCGCCGCCCGGTCATCAGCGCGGCGACCCCGCCGTTCGCCCCGTCCCGGTCCACCGGAATCATCCCGACCCCGGTGAAGAACCAGGCCATGAGCCGGCCCTTGAACCCCTCCCCGGTGACGTACTCGTCCTTGCCGATGAACAGCACCTGCCGGTCGCAGACCAGCGGAAGGATCATCGAGTCGATGAACGTGAGGTGGTTGCCGGCCAGGATCACCGGACCGTCTCCCGGGATGTGCTCGATTCCCTCCACCCGGGGGCGGAACATCAGGCGCATGATCGGTCCGAGCACTGCCTTGATGAGCGCGAAGCGGGACAACGGGCCCTCCGGTGTCAAGGGGTTCGATATAAATCTGTGCAGGTGAGGACGATACTCGCGGCCCCGGGGGTATTGCACATCGGGTTCACCGAGGTCTTACGCAGTGTTGACGCACGTTTACCTGCGGTGCCGCGCCAGGACGGTCCCGTAACCGGGCCGCCATGTTGTGACGCATCTCGCGTTCCATGGTGACGGTGAGTCAAACCTGCCAGCCGGTACGACATCCAGCGTCACCGCCGTGTTCCGGCCAAGGTCTCCCGTTCGTCATGTACGCGCACCTACGATCGGCGCGCAGCGACGGGGCGACGCCAGGAGGTTTCATGGACACGCAGGGAACGCAGGGGCCGAACGAGCGAACCAACGGCACCGGACGACGGGCGCTCCTCGGCGCCGCCGTGCTCGGTGCGGGAGTGGCCGCACTCGGACCGGCGGGCGCGGCGAGAGCCGCCGAGGCGACGACGGCCCGCCACGGAGGCGGTGGCCTGAAGGACCTGCCCAAGCCGACGATCGTCGGTCATCGCGGCACCAGCGGCTACCGCCCGGAGCACACCTTCGGCTCGTACAACCTGGCCCTCGACCTGGGCGCCGACATCGTCGAGGCCGGTGACCTCGTCCCCACCAAGGACGGTCACCTGGTCTGCCGGCACGAGCCGGAGATCGGCGGCACGACGAACGTCGCCGACCACCCCGAGTTCGCCTCGCGCAAGACCACCAAGCTGCTCGACGGCGTCTCCACGACCGGCTGGTTCACCGAGGACTTCACGCTCGCCGAGCTGAAGACCCTGCGCGCGATCGAGCGCATCCCGGTCAACCGCCCGCACAACATGCTCTACAACGGCCGCTGGGAGATCCCCACCTTCGAAGAGGTCCTCAAGTGGCAGGACGAGCAGACCCGCAAGCGCGGCAAGCAGGTCTGGATCTACCCCGAGATGAAGCACCCCACCTACTTCCGCAAGCGCGGGTTCGAGATGGAGAAGCTGCTCTCGACGATCCTGCGCAAGCACGGCAAGGACCGTAAGAACTCGCCGGTCCTCATCCAGTCCTTCGAGCCGACCAGCATCGCGAAG from Streptomyces sp. NBC_01288 carries:
- a CDS encoding lysophospholipid acyltransferase family protein; this translates as MSRFALIKAVLGPIMRLMFRPRVEGIEHIPGDGPVILAGNHLTFIDSMILPLVCDRQVLFIGKDEYVTGEGFKGRLMAWFFTGVGMIPVDRDGANGGVAALMTGRRILEEGKVFGIYPEGTRSPDGRLYRGRTGIARLTMMTGAPVVPFAMIGTDKLQPGGAGFPRPGKVTVRFGEAMEFSRYEGMDRDRYVLRAVTDSVMTEVMRLSGQEYVDMYATKAKAA
- a CDS encoding glycerophosphodiester phosphodiesterase, which produces MDTQGTQGPNERTNGTGRRALLGAAVLGAGVAALGPAGAARAAEATTARHGGGGLKDLPKPTIVGHRGTSGYRPEHTFGSYNLALDLGADIVEAGDLVPTKDGHLVCRHEPEIGGTTNVADHPEFASRKTTKLLDGVSTTGWFTEDFTLAELKTLRAIERIPVNRPHNMLYNGRWEIPTFEEVLKWQDEQTRKRGKQVWIYPEMKHPTYFRKRGFEMEKLLSTILRKHGKDRKNSPVLIQSFEPTSIAKINKLVGNPLVVLLSGTGTQPFDFIDQGDPRTVDDLITPKGLAEIAKYADGLGPTLDLIITKNADGSLNQETTLVADAHKAGLILHPYTMRNENPFLPLEYRKGTAADAYGDAFGAFKRYFATGIDGVFTDNADTGLLARADFVNG
- a CDS encoding MFS transporter, whose amino-acid sequence is MTSTLRPAIVSETEKRPGRWLALSVLVLAVLLVAVDATVLGLATPYISEDLKPTGTQLLWIGDVYSFVIAGLLVSMGSLGDRIGRKKILLIGATAFGAISILNAYASTPELMILARALLGVAGATLMPATLALIRNIFHDPRERSLAVGIWGATASAGTAVGPVAGGFLLEHFWWGSVFLINLPVMAVLVLVGIKTLPESKNPNPGPWDLISVVLSLIGVIGVVYAVKEAATHGFELPSLTVGMLGAAALYWFVRRQLTLPAPLLDMRLFRNRGFSAAVLADLLTILGLSGLVFFLSQYLQLVQGRGPFEAGLAEIPAAVGAVAAGLIAGRTARRFSVRAVVAGGLAAVGLALAVLTTLNQSTGYPLLGAALLVVGVGAGFSFTVTADVILSSVPKEQAGAASAVSETAYELGAALGIAVLGSIVTGVYRGFAAPAGTPSGAHESLGGAVEAAAGMPSHASQQMLTSAREAFVSGLSVASAVGATVLLATAVAAWFMLKGQSLENAA